In Myxococcaceae bacterium JPH2, a single genomic region encodes these proteins:
- a CDS encoding deoxyhypusine synthase family protein, with the protein MAKTSSSPKKSLRHAYSGARKADPRPITGKEKPAELLAHAFSAYVGRQERTAFELMSKSMEQDASIFLTLSGAMTPAGLHQSCLIPLIEKGVISAITTTGANLYHDAHRIIGHAIREVNPNAGDLQYRLARIIRIYDLGFWEEALLDTDRLFSAIIRGPEFQRKMTTPEFHYLLGKAIHGIEKQLGVKQPSLLSTCYKHAVPIWVGAVQDGSIFLNIVKLKRLLGDDFKFELDINDDVYSMAAMQHFCRHNFSKRLAIWILGGGVPKNYTLQGEPLLDQILNVPTTGFDIDVQFCVDPVDNGALSSCPAGEGHTWGKVSVEAVETGSVYVHCDVTAVFPWLTHALLNEPKNKRKPMRLMDKMGEALAFLDGDVRKRSKALMKTLDWSIEEAEPATKKDAGKHEAYVR; encoded by the coding sequence ATGGCCAAGACCTCCTCGAGCCCGAAGAAGTCCCTGCGTCACGCCTACTCTGGCGCGCGCAAGGCGGACCCCCGCCCCATCACTGGCAAGGAAAAGCCGGCGGAGCTGCTCGCCCACGCTTTCAGCGCCTACGTGGGGCGCCAGGAGCGCACCGCGTTCGAGCTGATGTCCAAGTCGATGGAACAGGACGCCTCCATCTTCCTCACGCTGTCCGGCGCGATGACGCCCGCGGGGCTGCACCAGAGCTGCCTCATCCCGCTCATCGAGAAGGGCGTCATCTCCGCCATCACCACCACGGGCGCCAACCTCTACCACGACGCGCACCGCATCATCGGCCACGCCATCCGCGAGGTGAACCCGAACGCGGGTGACCTCCAGTACCGGCTGGCGCGCATCATCCGCATCTACGACCTGGGCTTCTGGGAAGAGGCGCTGCTCGACACGGACCGCCTCTTCTCCGCCATCATCCGGGGCCCCGAGTTCCAGCGGAAGATGACCACGCCCGAGTTCCACTACCTGCTCGGCAAGGCCATCCACGGCATCGAGAAGCAGCTGGGCGTGAAGCAGCCGTCGCTGTTGTCCACCTGCTACAAGCACGCGGTGCCCATCTGGGTGGGCGCGGTGCAGGACGGCTCCATCTTCCTGAACATCGTCAAGCTCAAGCGGCTGCTCGGCGATGACTTCAAGTTCGAGTTGGACATCAACGACGACGTCTACTCGATGGCGGCGATGCAGCACTTCTGCCGCCACAACTTCTCCAAGCGCCTGGCCATCTGGATCCTCGGCGGCGGCGTGCCCAAGAACTACACGCTCCAGGGCGAGCCGCTGTTGGATCAAATCCTCAACGTGCCCACCACGGGCTTCGACATCGACGTGCAGTTCTGCGTGGACCCGGTGGACAACGGCGCGCTGTCGAGCTGCCCCGCGGGCGAGGGCCACACCTGGGGCAAGGTCTCGGTGGAGGCGGTGGAGACCGGCTCGGTGTACGTGCACTGCGACGTGACGGCGGTGTTCCCCTGGCTGACGCACGCGCTGCTCAACGAGCCGAAGAACAAGCGCAAGCCCATGCGGCTCATGGACAAGATGGGCGAGGCCCTCGCGTTCCTGGACGGGGACGTGCGCAAGCGCAGCAAGGCGCTCATGAAGACGCTGGACTGGAGCATCGAGGAAGCCGAGCCCGCCACGAAGAAGGACGCCGGCAAGCACGAGGCCTACGTCCGCTGA
- a CDS encoding PHP domain-containing protein, whose translation MIDLHSHTTASDGQYTPQELMSRARAAGVTVLAVTDHDTVAGLAQAEEAARAHGVELVPGIELSAFVLGREAHILGHFVNREDPALSLFEERLRKERDDRMEAMVARMRELGYPIRMEHVRAVAGDAQLGRPHLARVMVDQGWCRDVKDAFDRFLGTGRMAWVERFKLDGADAIQLIRHAGGTATLAHPASSRLERGEIRALAQAGLAGLEMSHSDPNPSVQRKYLGFAAEFDLVPTAGSDFHGEKVVPDQRLGSAAMAPELFQKLRARAAIPSARPR comes from the coding sequence TTGATTGACCTGCACTCCCACACCACGGCCAGTGACGGCCAGTACACGCCTCAGGAGCTGATGAGCCGCGCCAGGGCGGCGGGCGTGACGGTGCTGGCGGTGACGGACCACGACACCGTGGCGGGGCTCGCCCAGGCCGAGGAGGCCGCCCGCGCGCACGGGGTGGAACTGGTGCCGGGCATCGAGTTGTCCGCTTTCGTCCTCGGGCGAGAGGCCCACATCCTGGGCCACTTCGTGAACCGCGAGGACCCGGCCCTCTCCCTCTTCGAGGAGCGGCTGCGCAAGGAGCGAGACGACCGCATGGAGGCGATGGTGGCCCGCATGCGCGAGCTGGGCTACCCCATCCGGATGGAGCACGTGAGAGCCGTGGCGGGAGACGCGCAGCTCGGGCGCCCCCATCTGGCGCGGGTGATGGTGGACCAGGGCTGGTGCCGCGACGTGAAGGACGCCTTCGACCGGTTCCTGGGCACGGGCCGCATGGCCTGGGTGGAGCGCTTCAAGCTGGACGGTGCGGACGCCATTCAGCTCATCCGCCATGCGGGCGGCACCGCGACGCTGGCCCACCCCGCCTCCTCGAGGCTGGAGCGAGGGGAGATTCGCGCGCTGGCCCAGGCGGGGCTCGCGGGCCTGGAGATGTCTCACTCGGACCCCAACCCGAGCGTGCAGCGCAAGTACCTCGGGTTCGCCGCGGAGTTCGACCTGGTCCCCACGGCGGGCAGCGACTTCCATGGCGAGAAGGTCGTCCCGGATCAGCGCCTGGGCTCGGCCGCCATGGCCCCGGAGCTGTTCCAGAAGCTGCGCGCCCGAGCGGCTATCCCTTCAGCGCGCCCGCGGTGA
- a CDS encoding carbohydrate ABC transporter permease — protein sequence MTRVLRRVAFAGLVALVLLYTLFPFYWAIASSLTTGSALFEPRPWPAHPAWSNYTQVFAQQPFARNILNSILVSSGVVGLSLLLGVTAAHSLGRVSFRGRRTLLLALLGVSMFPQVAVLSGMFELVRGLGLYNTLPALVLSNLVLTLPFTVWLLTTFMRELPVELEEAAVVDGATPWMVLTRVFLPLLGPALVTTGLLAFIAAWNEFLFALTFTLTDAKRTVPVAIALLSGGSAYELPWGLIMAASVIVTVPLVLLVLVLQRRIVAGLTAGALKG from the coding sequence ATGACGCGCGTCCTTCGCCGTGTGGCGTTCGCGGGGCTCGTCGCGCTCGTGCTGCTGTACACCCTGTTCCCGTTCTACTGGGCCATCGCCTCGTCACTCACGACGGGGAGCGCGCTGTTCGAGCCGCGCCCCTGGCCCGCGCATCCCGCGTGGAGCAACTACACGCAGGTGTTCGCGCAGCAGCCCTTCGCGCGCAACATCCTCAACTCCATCCTCGTGTCCTCGGGGGTGGTGGGGCTGTCGCTCCTGCTCGGCGTGACGGCGGCGCATTCGCTCGGCCGTGTGTCGTTCCGAGGCCGGCGCACGCTGCTGCTCGCGCTCCTGGGCGTGTCCATGTTCCCGCAGGTCGCGGTCCTCTCCGGCATGTTCGAGCTGGTTCGAGGACTCGGGCTCTACAACACGCTGCCCGCGTTGGTGCTGTCCAACCTGGTGCTCACCTTGCCCTTCACCGTGTGGTTGCTCACCACGTTCATGCGCGAGCTGCCCGTCGAGCTGGAGGAGGCCGCCGTCGTCGATGGGGCCACGCCCTGGATGGTGCTCACCCGCGTGTTCCTTCCGCTCCTGGGGCCCGCGCTGGTGACGACGGGGCTCCTGGCCTTCATCGCGGCGTGGAACGAGTTCCTCTTCGCGCTGACCTTCACGCTCACGGACGCGAAGCGCACGGTGCCGGTGGCCATCGCGCTGTTGAGCGGTGGCTCGGCCTACGAGCTGCCCTGGGGGCTCATCATGGCGGCCTCGGTCATCGTGACGGTGCCGCTCGTCCTGCTGGTGCTCGTGCTCCAGCGGCGCATCGTCGCGGGGCTCACCGCGGGCGCGCTGAAGGGATAG
- a CDS encoding sugar ABC transporter permease, protein MVTASHRGGASVLARQRARAAWVFLLPTLVGIALVAGWPLARTVGFSFTDARLTDLSAARFVGLESFLSVLEDPDWWTAVWTTVRFALVSVLLESVLGMGIALVLHRRFAGRGLVRAAVLVPWAIPTVVSAKMWAWMFHDVYGVINAVLLRLGLLSEPLAWTAEPSLAFWAVVMVDVWKATPFMALLLLAALQLLPEDVYEAARLDGAGPLLAFFRITLPLVKGPLMVAALFRLLDALRVFDVFYVLTGGGSETQPMAGYARQWMFEFQELGVGSAAATLLVLLIALLTAVYLVLGRVRLDVGES, encoded by the coding sequence GTGGTGACGGCAAGCCACCGCGGTGGCGCCTCTGTTCTCGCGCGTCAGCGTGCGCGCGCCGCGTGGGTGTTCTTGCTTCCCACACTGGTGGGCATTGCCCTGGTGGCTGGTTGGCCCCTGGCTCGCACGGTGGGGTTCTCGTTCACGGATGCGCGGCTGACGGACTTGAGCGCGGCGCGCTTCGTGGGCCTGGAGAGCTTCCTGTCCGTGCTGGAGGATCCGGACTGGTGGACCGCGGTGTGGACGACGGTGCGGTTTGCCCTCGTGTCCGTGCTGTTGGAGTCGGTGTTGGGGATGGGCATCGCGCTCGTGCTCCATCGGCGCTTCGCGGGGCGCGGGCTCGTGCGTGCGGCGGTGCTCGTGCCTTGGGCCATTCCCACCGTCGTGTCCGCGAAGATGTGGGCCTGGATGTTTCATGACGTCTACGGCGTCATCAACGCCGTGCTGCTGCGGCTGGGCCTGCTCTCCGAACCGTTGGCGTGGACGGCCGAGCCGTCGCTCGCGTTCTGGGCCGTGGTGATGGTGGACGTGTGGAAGGCGACGCCGTTCATGGCGCTGTTGCTGCTCGCCGCGCTCCAGCTTCTTCCGGAGGATGTCTATGAAGCCGCGCGGCTCGACGGCGCGGGCCCCCTCCTCGCGTTCTTCCGCATCACGTTGCCGCTCGTGAAGGGGCCGCTGATGGTGGCCGCGCTGTTCCGCCTGCTCGATGCGCTGCGCGTGTTCGACGTGTTCTACGTCCTCACCGGCGGTGGCTCGGAGACCCAGCCCATGGCCGGCTATGCCCGCCAGTGGATGTTCGAGTTCCAGGAGCTGGGCGTGGGCAGCGCCGCGGCCACACTGCTCGTGCTCCTCATCGCGCTGCTCACCGCGGTGTATCTCGTGCTGGGCCGAGTTCGGCTGGACGTGGGGGAGTCATGA
- a CDS encoding ABC transporter substrate-binding protein, translating into MSMVRMGRMLALMLFVPVAAGAARLNIACGSVGQEQELCRQGAEAWARQTGNEVSLVSVPTDAGQQLTMFQQLLAAGGSDIDVFRIDVVWPGIVGPFFIDLRPYFPEAERAAFFPALMRNNTVDGRLVAIPWFVDAGLLYYRKDLLEKYQQRPPDTWQALARTAKGVLEGEHRAGQVRLTGFVFQGKAYEGLTCNALEWVDSFGGGTFVDAQGQVTLDNPRAVEAVSFIASLMGNVVPPGVLSYEEEGARGVFQSGNAVFMRNWPYAWALANSAESPVRGKVGVMALPRGGPEGRSVGTLGGWQLGVSRFSTQPELAVQLVKFLTSAEEQKRRALVASFNPTRVALYRDPDILRANPFMGSLAETFANAVARPTVTGAKYNQVSADIRNAVHATLSGRGSAQENLRKAQQKLVRLSRGGRW; encoded by the coding sequence ATGTCCATGGTACGGATGGGACGGATGCTCGCCCTGATGCTCTTCGTCCCGGTGGCGGCGGGAGCGGCGCGGCTGAACATCGCGTGCGGGAGCGTGGGGCAGGAGCAGGAGCTGTGTCGGCAGGGCGCGGAGGCGTGGGCGCGCCAGACGGGGAACGAGGTGTCGCTCGTGTCCGTGCCCACGGACGCGGGCCAGCAGTTGACGATGTTCCAGCAGCTCCTCGCCGCGGGCGGCAGCGACATCGACGTCTTCCGGATCGACGTGGTGTGGCCGGGCATCGTGGGCCCGTTCTTCATCGACCTGCGGCCCTACTTCCCCGAGGCGGAGCGCGCGGCCTTCTTCCCCGCGCTCATGCGCAACAACACCGTGGACGGGCGGCTCGTGGCCATCCCCTGGTTCGTGGACGCGGGCCTGCTCTACTACCGCAAGGACCTGCTGGAGAAGTATCAACAGCGTCCACCTGATACGTGGCAGGCGCTCGCGCGCACCGCGAAGGGGGTGCTGGAGGGCGAGCACCGCGCGGGACAGGTGAGGCTCACGGGCTTCGTGTTCCAGGGCAAGGCCTACGAGGGGCTGACGTGCAACGCGCTCGAGTGGGTGGACTCGTTCGGCGGCGGCACGTTCGTGGATGCACAGGGACAGGTGACGCTCGACAACCCGCGAGCGGTGGAGGCCGTGTCCTTCATCGCGTCGCTGATGGGCAACGTCGTTCCTCCAGGCGTGCTCAGCTACGAGGAGGAGGGGGCTCGCGGCGTCTTCCAGTCGGGCAACGCGGTGTTCATGCGCAACTGGCCGTATGCGTGGGCATTGGCGAACTCCGCAGAGAGCCCCGTGCGCGGCAAGGTGGGGGTGATGGCGCTGCCTCGGGGCGGCCCGGAGGGGCGGTCCGTGGGGACGCTGGGCGGTTGGCAGCTCGGTGTGTCGCGTTTCTCCACGCAGCCGGAACTCGCGGTGCAGCTCGTGAAGTTCCTCACCAGCGCGGAGGAGCAGAAGCGCCGGGCGCTCGTGGCGTCGTTCAATCCCACGCGGGTGGCGCTGTATCGCGACCCGGACATCCTTCGCGCCAATCCCTTCATGGGCAGCCTGGCGGAGACCTTTGCGAACGCGGTGGCTCGGCCCACCGTGACGGGCGCGAAGTACAACCAGGTGAGCGCGGATATCCGCAACGCCGTGCACGCCACGCTCTCGGGCCGAGGCTCCGCGCAGGAGAACTTGCGGAAGGCCCAGCAGAAGCTCGTGCGGCTCAGTCGAGGAGGGCGGTGGTGA
- a CDS encoding HAMP domain-containing protein produces the protein MWGRLSLRVQVAIAVLVPCLAVVLFSGGYFPARQRAAGLQVLDQRARAVASLVASHPAAVGVDGSDTARARLDEVFSRTEAGGLGVRFQGVLQRDGSVIHARGRVPGDVLAAGELPTEACGVERRESLVVVRCPAGAHVYVAGFGTDDLEQALGSVRGYSLLGYLCATLLGLGLAVVISRAISAPVSRVAEVAREVARGELARGELEVSASGEVRRMAHSFNEMLGTLRTTVLELVSRTEQLSTASRGLLGASADQEHVISQQAAYAQQIAATFEELSRTAEQISSSTEVVESSARRTHEAVAEAMAVVAQVVQGINDIRIESKGVADAIVGLNQDLRQVSKIAQVINQVAERSDLLALNAALEGTKAGEVGRGFSLVAAEMRKLAENVSASARDIARIVEKVQDSGEEAVSKSRMGMATSDRGVEVAEQASSVFQRIVELARGTSEAARQITIATRQQRQSSEQAVQGARNVAELVKQGVDATGRTTRIAQDLQAVAEGLTIVTSRFKVEPRG, from the coding sequence ATGTGGGGGCGTCTGAGCTTGCGGGTGCAGGTGGCGATCGCGGTGCTCGTTCCCTGCCTCGCGGTGGTCCTGTTCAGCGGCGGGTACTTCCCGGCACGGCAGCGCGCGGCGGGACTTCAAGTGCTGGACCAGCGCGCACGCGCGGTGGCCTCGCTGGTGGCGAGTCATCCCGCGGCGGTGGGAGTGGATGGCTCCGACACCGCTCGGGCTCGGCTCGACGAGGTGTTCTCCCGGACGGAAGCAGGCGGTCTCGGGGTGCGCTTCCAGGGCGTGCTTCAGCGGGATGGCTCGGTCATCCACGCGCGCGGTCGCGTCCCGGGTGACGTGCTGGCCGCGGGGGAGCTGCCCACGGAGGCGTGCGGCGTCGAGCGAAGGGAGAGCCTGGTGGTGGTGCGCTGCCCGGCGGGCGCACACGTCTATGTGGCGGGGTTCGGCACGGACGACCTGGAGCAGGCGCTCGGGAGCGTGAGGGGTTACTCGCTGCTGGGATACCTGTGCGCGACGCTGCTCGGCCTGGGCCTGGCGGTGGTGATCAGCCGAGCCATCTCCGCGCCTGTCTCTCGCGTGGCGGAGGTCGCGCGCGAGGTGGCTCGGGGCGAGCTGGCGCGCGGCGAGCTGGAAGTTTCCGCGTCCGGCGAGGTGCGGCGCATGGCGCACTCGTTCAACGAGATGCTGGGCACGCTGCGCACCACGGTGCTGGAGTTGGTGTCCCGCACGGAGCAGCTCTCCACCGCGTCGCGTGGGCTGCTGGGCGCCTCGGCGGATCAGGAGCACGTCATCAGCCAACAAGCGGCGTACGCGCAGCAGATCGCCGCGACGTTCGAGGAGCTGAGCCGCACCGCCGAGCAGATCTCCAGCTCGACCGAGGTGGTGGAGTCCAGCGCCCGGCGCACGCACGAGGCCGTGGCCGAGGCGATGGCCGTGGTCGCGCAGGTGGTGCAGGGCATCAACGACATCCGCATCGAGTCCAAGGGCGTGGCCGACGCCATCGTGGGCCTCAACCAGGACCTGCGGCAGGTGTCGAAGATCGCGCAGGTCATCAACCAGGTGGCGGAGCGCTCGGACCTGCTCGCGCTCAACGCGGCGCTGGAGGGAACGAAGGCGGGCGAGGTGGGGCGCGGCTTCTCGCTGGTGGCCGCGGAGATGCGCAAGCTCGCGGAGAACGTGTCCGCGTCCGCGCGCGACATCGCGCGCATCGTGGAGAAAGTGCAGGACTCGGGCGAAGAGGCCGTGTCGAAGTCGCGCATGGGCATGGCCACGAGCGACCGAGGCGTGGAGGTGGCGGAGCAGGCCTCCTCCGTCTTTCAGCGCATCGTCGAGTTGGCGCGCGGAACGAGCGAGGCCGCGCGGCAGATCACCATCGCCACGCGCCAGCAGCGCCAGTCCAGCGAGCAGGCCGTGCAGGGCGCTCGCAATGTGGCGGAACTCGTGAAGCAAGGCGTGGACGCCACGGGGCGCACCACCCGCATCGCGCAGGACCTCCAGGCCGTGGCCGAAGGCCTGACCATCGTCACGAGCCGCTTCAAGGTCGAGCCCCGCGGCTGA
- a CDS encoding NADH-quinone oxidoreductase subunit A yields the protein MITPLAPYLPLAVVLLLAGLMAMAIPQLTTRLGPKRPSAIKSSPFEAGSESSGPARQRFAVKFYVVALLFIVFDVEAVFLYPWAVNFQALGWFGYVEMLVFAATLIVGLIYVWKKGALDWES from the coding sequence ATGATTACTCCCCTCGCACCGTACCTGCCGCTGGCAGTGGTGCTGCTGCTGGCCGGCCTCATGGCGATGGCCATCCCGCAGCTGACCACTCGGCTGGGACCGAAGCGCCCCAGCGCCATCAAGTCGTCCCCCTTCGAGGCGGGTTCCGAGTCGAGCGGCCCTGCACGTCAGCGCTTCGCGGTGAAGTTCTACGTGGTCGCGCTGCTCTTCATCGTGTTCGACGTGGAAGCGGTGTTCCTGTACCCCTGGGCAGTGAACTTCCAAGCGCTCGGCTGGTTCGGCTACGTCGAGATGCTGGTTTTCGCGGCGACGCTGATCGTGGGCCTTATCTACGTTTGGAAGAAGGGCGCTCTCGACTGGGAGAGCTGA
- a CDS encoding NADH-quinone oxidoreductase subunit B — protein sequence MADSDIAPILTTRHEEAMGFFQRMVSKGLGWARKYSLFTYPYATACCGMEYMSVAASRHDISRFGAEFPRFSPRQADLLMVVGTINLKQAPILKRVYEQMCEPKWVVAFGVCASSGGFYDNYAVLQGIDRIIPVDVYIPGCPPRPEQVLDGLMMLQDKIGSQVHRIADRGQPNATAAHHERMLNAGK from the coding sequence ATGGCTGATAGCGACATCGCACCGATTCTGACCACCCGTCACGAAGAGGCCATGGGCTTCTTCCAGCGCATGGTCTCCAAGGGGCTCGGCTGGGCCCGCAAGTACTCTCTCTTCACCTACCCGTACGCCACCGCCTGCTGCGGCATGGAGTACATGTCCGTGGCGGCCAGCCGGCACGACATCTCCCGCTTCGGCGCCGAGTTCCCCCGGTTCTCGCCGCGTCAGGCGGACCTGCTCATGGTGGTGGGCACCATCAACCTGAAGCAGGCCCCCATCCTCAAGCGCGTCTACGAGCAGATGTGCGAGCCCAAGTGGGTCGTCGCCTTCGGCGTGTGCGCCTCGTCGGGTGGCTTCTACGACAACTACGCGGTGCTCCAGGGCATCGACCGCATCATCCCGGTGGACGTGTACATCCCCGGCTGCCCGCCGCGCCCCGAGCAGGTGCTCGACGGCCTGATGATGCTCCAGGACAAGATTGGCTCGCAGGTCCACCGCATCGCGGATCGCGGCCAGCCCAACGCCACCGCCGCGCACCACGAGCGGATGCTCAACGCCGGCAAGTAG
- a CDS encoding PaaI family thioesterase, protein MSTTDSPSLQETYAPHNACFGCGPANPQGLRIRSRVEGDLVVAEWTPSEHHQAFPGVLNGGIIGALLDCHCNWTAAYHLMKAQGASSPPCTVTADYAITLKRPTPMSGPVRLEAKPVQVQGDRAVIEGTLTAGGKVTALCRGTFVAVKEGHPAYHRW, encoded by the coding sequence ATGTCGACGACAGACTCCCCGAGCCTTCAGGAAACCTACGCCCCTCACAACGCCTGCTTCGGTTGCGGCCCGGCGAACCCCCAGGGACTGCGAATCCGCAGCCGCGTGGAGGGTGACCTCGTCGTGGCGGAGTGGACTCCGTCCGAGCACCACCAGGCCTTCCCCGGCGTCCTCAACGGCGGAATCATTGGCGCGCTGCTGGACTGCCACTGCAACTGGACAGCCGCGTACCACTTGATGAAGGCGCAGGGGGCCTCGTCGCCTCCGTGCACGGTCACCGCGGACTACGCCATCACCCTCAAGCGCCCCACGCCCATGTCTGGACCGGTGCGCCTGGAGGCCAAGCCCGTGCAGGTGCAGGGAGATCGCGCCGTCATCGAGGGCACGCTCACCGCGGGCGGCAAGGTGACCGCGCTGTGCCGAGGCACCTTCGTCGCGGTGAAGGAAGGCCACCCCGCCTATCACCGCTGGTAG
- a CDS encoding sulfatase-like hydrolase/transferase: MPASPPSGLQRLVCWHLALGVLGGLALFGAETAGLLRAGAVGVDIPVDGPYAALAAVVRPLLPELLLRVATVYALAGALLSLGAGLLAHAWGARGGVRALVTMGQGVVLFGLLTWDRAIARPALFDDLPSMRPVLAWLVDHGQPWHPRGVALAWVLVHAVRLAPRVRAVPRAVSLGLVAAGVAAVGFWSWAPARKAGAKQPPLVVLIGIDAFRPDRLEASRRGVAPNVARFLEDATQFTHAYTPIAQTEPAWRSMLTARWPTRTGVRYPLTADSRMVPAETFASAFTEAGWRTVFATDCSRFHHEGPASGFATRLQPPHGAINFALEKLRYRALGMFADNALGAAWVPEFIDNRALAGIHDPLGYASRLSARLGSEAASGPTLFAFHATAAHFPGDPVYPFYRRYVAASEPLERRLRMHFAPVSPGAKGGWNREGAEALYDELLAQADAQVGRLLEDLRRTGRYDDALIVLFSDHGESFHADRPDLAGATSVHGARLTDEENHILLAVKPPRRWGRGPGEVEALVRLVDVGPTLLELSGLVVPRDVDGVSLAPLLRGEEREPTPLYAETGYTHVSPEVFSPGHWPGAPRDFNAYRILPDGVVEMKDVAGDAVLKEKDRGAFDGQRWVVDRPQADGSELRSCEGDCEGPDADALAAWLDGVRERAPERGWRKVAGHVDDRLPEPSGNLRPSQRLLRLRPGEPPGTANPQPRGG; this comes from the coding sequence ATGCCTGCTTCCCCCCCGTCCGGCCTCCAGCGTCTCGTGTGTTGGCACCTGGCTCTGGGTGTCCTGGGAGGGCTGGCGCTCTTCGGCGCGGAGACGGCGGGCCTGCTGCGCGCGGGCGCGGTGGGCGTGGACATCCCCGTGGACGGTCCCTATGCGGCGCTCGCCGCCGTGGTCCGTCCGCTGCTGCCGGAGCTGCTGCTGCGCGTGGCGACCGTGTATGCGCTGGCGGGGGCGTTGCTGTCGCTGGGCGCGGGGCTTCTCGCGCATGCGTGGGGGGCTCGCGGCGGGGTGCGGGCGCTCGTGACGATGGGGCAGGGCGTGGTGCTCTTCGGTCTGCTCACGTGGGACCGCGCCATCGCGCGCCCGGCCTTGTTCGATGACCTGCCGTCGATGCGTCCCGTGCTGGCGTGGCTCGTGGACCATGGCCAGCCCTGGCACCCTCGCGGTGTCGCGCTGGCGTGGGTCCTTGTGCATGCGGTCCGGCTGGCGCCGCGGGTGCGCGCCGTACCTCGCGCGGTGTCGCTCGGCCTCGTCGCGGCGGGTGTGGCGGCGGTCGGGTTCTGGAGCTGGGCGCCCGCGCGGAAGGCCGGGGCGAAGCAGCCGCCCCTCGTCGTGCTCATCGGCATCGATGCCTTCCGGCCGGATCGCTTGGAGGCCTCCAGGCGCGGAGTGGCGCCGAACGTCGCGCGCTTCCTCGAGGACGCCACTCAGTTCACCCACGCGTACACGCCCATTGCCCAGACCGAGCCCGCGTGGCGATCGATGCTCACCGCGCGGTGGCCCACGCGAACCGGGGTGCGCTATCCGCTCACGGCGGACTCACGGATGGTGCCCGCGGAGACCTTCGCGTCCGCCTTCACCGAGGCGGGTTGGCGCACCGTCTTCGCCACCGACTGCTCGCGCTTCCACCACGAAGGGCCGGCTTCGGGTTTCGCCACCCGGTTGCAACCGCCACACGGTGCCATCAACTTCGCGCTGGAGAAGCTGCGCTACCGCGCGCTCGGGATGTTCGCGGACAACGCGCTCGGCGCGGCGTGGGTGCCCGAGTTCATTGACAACCGCGCGCTGGCGGGCATCCACGATCCGCTGGGCTACGCGTCGCGACTGTCCGCGCGGTTGGGCAGCGAGGCCGCTTCCGGCCCCACGCTGTTCGCCTTCCACGCCACCGCCGCGCACTTCCCCGGCGACCCGGTGTACCCGTTCTACCGTCGCTATGTCGCGGCCAGCGAGCCCCTGGAGCGCCGGCTCCGCATGCACTTCGCTCCGGTGTCGCCGGGGGCCAAGGGCGGGTGGAATCGCGAGGGCGCGGAGGCGCTCTATGACGAGCTGCTGGCTCAGGCGGACGCGCAGGTGGGGCGGCTGCTGGAGGACCTGCGGCGCACGGGGCGCTACGACGACGCGCTCATCGTCCTGTTCTCGGACCACGGCGAGAGCTTCCATGCGGACCGCCCGGACCTGGCGGGGGCCACGTCCGTGCACGGCGCGCGGCTGACGGACGAGGAGAACCACATCCTGCTCGCGGTGAAGCCGCCGCGTCGGTGGGGTCGCGGCCCCGGGGAGGTCGAGGCCCTCGTGCGATTGGTGGACGTGGGGCCCACGCTGCTGGAGTTGTCCGGGCTGGTGGTGCCTCGGGACGTGGATGGGGTGTCCTTGGCGCCGCTGCTTCGCGGCGAGGAGCGTGAGCCCACACCGCTCTACGCGGAGACGGGCTACACGCACGTGAGCCCCGAGGTTTTCAGCCCGGGCCACTGGCCCGGCGCTCCGCGCGACTTCAACGCGTATCGGATCCTCCCGGACGGCGTGGTGGAGATGAAGGACGTGGCGGGCGACGCGGTGCTCAAGGAGAAGGACCGGGGCGCCTTCGACGGACAGCGCTGGGTGGTGGACCGCCCCCAGGCGGACGGCAGCGAGCTGCGCTCATGCGAGGGCGACTGTGAGGGGCCGGACGCGGACGCGCTGGCCGCGTGGCTGGATGGCGTCAGGGAACGCGCACCCGAGCGCGGCTGGCGTAAGGTGGCGGGCCATGTCGACGACAGACTCCCCGAGCCTTCAGGAAACCTACGCCCCTCACAACGCCTGCTTCGGTTGCGGCCCGGCGAACCCCCAGGGACTGCGAATCCGCAGCCGCGTGGAGGGTGA